A region from the Chitinophaga sp. Cy-1792 genome encodes:
- a CDS encoding thiamine-binding protein codes for MSKTINLALQIIPSVPSEQVYAVVDEAIAVIKDSGVKYRVCPFETVMEGTYEELMEVVKKTQEVCFKAGASQLLVYIKMQIRKDQDVTMEEKVGKYDNQA; via the coding sequence ATGAGTAAAACTATCAATTTAGCCCTTCAGATCATCCCGTCTGTGCCATCAGAACAGGTTTATGCCGTCGTTGATGAGGCCATCGCCGTGATTAAGGACTCCGGTGTCAAATACCGGGTTTGTCCTTTTGAAACTGTCATGGAAGGTACCTACGAGGAACTGATGGAAGTCGTGAAAAAAACGCAGGAAGTATGTTTTAAAGCCGGTGCTTCCCAGTTACTGGTGTATATAAAAATGCAGATACGCAAAGACCAGGATGTGACTATGGAAGAGAAGGTTGGGAAGTACGATAACCAGGCGTAA
- a CDS encoding nucleoside recognition domain-containing protein: MALNYVWLAFFLISFVVALFKTFILQDTTVFGAVMNAMLSNAKTGAEISLGLAGIMTFWLGIMRVGEAGGMIDRFSRFVNPFFSKLFPGVPKGHPAMGSMLMNFSASMLGMDNAATPMGLKAMKELQTLNVDKDGKERDEASNAQIMFLVLNTAGVILIPTSVIALRLSAHAKNPADVFIPILISTFIAFIAGMITIAIYQRINLFKLPVLIFLAGFGVIVTGLYYWVKSMPADDIGPKTASLGGGIIFLIVVSFLIAGIRKKINVYDVFIEGAKEGFNISVRIIPYLVGILVAIGAFRATGCMDYLVNGIGALFAWMGFNTDFVPALPVAFMKPLSGSGSRALMVEILEHNGPDSFVGRLASIIQGTTETTFYILAVYFGSVNIKKTRYALTAGLIADFCGILSAILLGYLFFHDKVG, encoded by the coding sequence ATGGCTTTAAACTACGTCTGGCTGGCATTTTTCCTTATATCTTTTGTTGTCGCCCTGTTTAAGACGTTCATCCTGCAAGACACCACCGTATTTGGTGCCGTCATGAACGCTATGCTCTCCAATGCAAAAACAGGTGCGGAAATCTCCCTCGGGCTGGCTGGTATCATGACCTTCTGGTTGGGTATTATGCGCGTGGGTGAAGCCGGCGGTATGATAGACCGGTTTTCGCGGTTCGTCAACCCCTTCTTTTCCAAGCTGTTTCCAGGCGTTCCCAAAGGTCACCCGGCGATGGGCTCCATGCTGATGAATTTTTCCGCCAGCATGCTCGGCATGGACAATGCGGCTACGCCGATGGGACTGAAAGCCATGAAAGAGCTGCAAACCCTCAATGTAGACAAAGACGGTAAAGAAAGAGACGAGGCCAGCAATGCCCAGATAATGTTCCTGGTACTCAATACTGCCGGGGTAATCCTCATTCCTACTTCGGTCATCGCCCTGCGACTCTCCGCACATGCCAAAAACCCTGCTGATGTTTTCATTCCTATCCTGATATCTACGTTCATTGCATTTATTGCAGGCATGATCACTATCGCTATCTACCAGCGTATCAACCTGTTTAAATTACCAGTACTGATATTCCTGGCAGGATTTGGGGTGATCGTCACCGGATTGTATTACTGGGTAAAGTCCATGCCGGCAGATGACATCGGGCCTAAGACTGCGAGTCTGGGTGGTGGAATTATCTTCCTGATAGTCGTATCCTTCCTGATAGCTGGTATCCGTAAAAAGATCAATGTTTATGATGTATTCATTGAAGGCGCTAAAGAAGGTTTTAATATCTCCGTGCGTATCATTCCTTACCTGGTAGGGATTTTAGTGGCGATTGGGGCGTTCCGGGCCACTGGCTGCATGGACTATCTCGTAAACGGTATCGGGGCACTTTTTGCCTGGATGGGCTTCAACACGGATTTCGTACCTGCGTTGCCGGTAGCCTTCATGAAACCATTGAGCGGCAGCGGCTCCCGAGCCCTGATGGTGGAAATACTCGAACATAACGGACCAGACTCCTTTGTAGGAAGACTCGCCAGTATTATCCAGGGAACTACTGAAACTACCTTTTATATCCTGGCCGTATACTTCGGATCCGTAAATATCAAGAAAACGAGATATGCACTGACAGCGGGGCTGATAGCCGATTTCTGCGGTATCCTTTCCGCGATACTGCTGGGTTATTTATTCTTCCATGATAAAGTAGGTTAA
- the ychF gene encoding redox-regulated ATPase YchF — MALQVGIVGLPNVGKSTLFNAVSNSAKAQASNYRFCTIEPNVGLVDVPDTRLQKLEELVKPNRVVPTTIEFVDIAGLVKGASKGEGLGNKFLANIREVDAIVHVIRCFEDDNILREEGAINPVGDKGIIDTELQLKDLESVEKKIQRTEKMAKTGGDPKAKREFEILKQCQEHLEQGRNIRELGLSKEDRVAIADLFLLTEKPVLYVANVDEGSLLTGNKYSVALQEGVKAEGAQVIVMNNTIEAQISEMEELADKELFLSEYGLTEPGLNRLIRSAYDLLQLITYFTAGVQEVRAWTIGKGWKAPQAASVIHTDFEKGFIKAEVISYDDYVKFGSEAAARDNGRFRIEGKEYIVSDGDVMHFRFNV; from the coding sequence ATGGCTTTGCAAGTTGGAATTGTAGGACTGCCGAATGTAGGAAAATCAACACTGTTTAACGCGGTTAGTAACAGCGCTAAGGCACAGGCCAGTAACTACCGTTTCTGTACCATTGAACCAAACGTAGGCCTGGTAGATGTACCAGATACCCGTTTACAGAAACTGGAAGAACTGGTGAAACCTAACAGGGTAGTACCAACTACTATTGAATTCGTAGATATCGCCGGATTGGTGAAAGGCGCCAGTAAAGGTGAAGGTCTGGGAAACAAATTCCTGGCTAATATCCGTGAAGTGGATGCCATCGTTCATGTGATCCGTTGCTTCGAAGATGATAATATTCTCCGTGAAGAAGGTGCTATCAACCCGGTTGGTGATAAAGGCATCATCGATACCGAGTTACAGCTGAAAGACCTCGAAAGCGTGGAGAAAAAAATCCAGCGCACCGAGAAAATGGCTAAAACCGGTGGCGACCCTAAAGCGAAAAGAGAATTCGAAATACTGAAACAGTGCCAGGAACACTTGGAACAAGGTCGCAATATCCGTGAACTGGGACTGAGCAAAGAAGACCGCGTAGCGATCGCTGACCTCTTCCTGCTCACTGAAAAACCAGTACTCTACGTTGCCAACGTAGACGAAGGTTCCCTGCTCACCGGCAACAAATACTCTGTAGCCCTGCAGGAAGGCGTTAAAGCTGAAGGTGCCCAGGTAATTGTCATGAACAATACCATCGAAGCGCAGATCTCCGAAATGGAAGAGCTGGCTGATAAAGAACTCTTCCTCTCTGAATACGGTCTTACAGAACCTGGCCTCAACCGCCTGATCCGCTCTGCCTACGACCTGCTCCAGCTGATCACCTACTTTACCGCTGGTGTACAGGAAGTACGCGCATGGACAATCGGCAAAGGCTGGAAAGCACCACAGGCTGCCTCTGTCATCCATACCGACTTCGAGAAAGGCTTCATCAAAGCGGAAGTAATCTCCTACGACGACTATGTAAAATTCGGTTCCGAGGCAGCAGCCCGGGATAATGGCCGCTTCCGTATCGAAGGTAAAGAATACATCGTGTCTGATGGTGACGTAATGCACTTCCGCTTCAACGTTTAA
- a CDS encoding SWIM zinc finger family protein: MLFNYRYSGNSQVFSDASGTGISFAPDTFRQPTFFVGKLHKKIAFREAISALHDVVVSDLRFKPKDKTAYKEWAAEQEALWLAEYMNGYNAEAASEKIAGLETQLRAIREEKDKVMSPFYKARRHYFDYLYEKDRDAWFVLDPVISVHPDELFFECFSQDESTYGKLSASYNVFKEVNEFECGTTNIDYSSALYNEFQKIRDYKETDFKIDPGGFQVQTSQEELYHEVKIDLPDSWVRGFLQVSSAMTLPAATFDLHPMDVYNFCSWLRRFKEKKGPRSIRFVLEPGKPVKAIFEPWNQEIVCARSLYTGTHAREIRIWGRRRLLILERLIPIARKFTVHLMGSGLPSFYVADLGDMQFTLGLSGWTTNDWSRAGQFDLMAPRAEVSTADKQKVYAALQTRWMATPSDLAAAAGLNTATVLGALSLFTQAGKVIYDLHSGVYRLRELSREPLPMDMLRYSSPEEEGAEQLLKQSKIAYQQDEIEGVGTQLKGSITTPYATYHPTIVIDKDERMTNPQCDCDFFRQNKLYKGPCKHMLALRMAYSSK; encoded by the coding sequence ATGTTATTTAACTACAGATATAGTGGTAATTCCCAGGTGTTTAGCGATGCATCCGGCACAGGTATTTCCTTTGCCCCGGATACATTTCGTCAGCCAACTTTTTTTGTAGGCAAACTGCACAAAAAGATCGCTTTCAGGGAAGCCATCTCCGCATTGCATGATGTGGTGGTGTCTGACCTGCGCTTTAAACCAAAAGATAAAACCGCTTATAAGGAATGGGCCGCTGAACAGGAAGCCCTCTGGCTGGCAGAATACATGAACGGCTACAATGCCGAAGCCGCCAGCGAAAAAATCGCCGGACTGGAAACACAGCTGCGCGCCATCAGGGAAGAGAAAGATAAGGTGATGTCGCCCTTCTATAAGGCCCGACGTCATTACTTTGATTACCTCTACGAAAAGGACAGGGATGCCTGGTTTGTGCTGGACCCTGTGATCAGCGTACATCCGGACGAGCTGTTCTTCGAATGCTTCAGCCAGGACGAATCTACCTATGGTAAGTTAAGCGCCAGCTACAACGTATTCAAGGAAGTGAACGAATTTGAATGCGGTACCACCAACATCGATTATTCGTCTGCGTTATATAATGAATTTCAGAAGATACGCGATTATAAGGAAACAGATTTTAAAATAGACCCGGGAGGGTTCCAGGTGCAAACCAGTCAGGAAGAGCTGTACCACGAGGTAAAGATCGACCTGCCCGATAGCTGGGTACGTGGGTTCCTTCAGGTAAGCTCCGCGATGACGCTGCCGGCAGCTACCTTCGACCTGCACCCCATGGACGTCTACAATTTCTGCTCCTGGCTTCGCAGGTTTAAGGAGAAGAAGGGCCCGCGCAGTATCCGTTTTGTGCTGGAACCAGGCAAACCGGTGAAAGCCATCTTTGAGCCATGGAACCAGGAAATCGTATGTGCGAGATCGTTATATACAGGAACGCATGCACGCGAAATACGTATATGGGGAAGAAGACGCCTGCTGATACTGGAAAGACTCATTCCGATCGCACGCAAATTTACGGTACACCTCATGGGTAGCGGCTTACCATCTTTCTACGTGGCAGACCTGGGCGATATGCAGTTTACGCTCGGACTGTCCGGCTGGACAACCAACGACTGGTCACGCGCCGGGCAATTCGATCTCATGGCGCCCAGAGCAGAAGTCAGTACGGCCGATAAACAGAAGGTGTATGCTGCACTGCAAACCCGCTGGATGGCCACGCCATCAGACCTGGCTGCCGCCGCCGGCCTTAATACCGCTACGGTGCTGGGTGCATTGAGCCTCTTCACGCAGGCAGGAAAGGTGATCTACGACCTGCATTCAGGCGTATACCGACTCAGAGAACTGAGCAGGGAACCACTGCCGATGGATATGCTGCGCTACAGCAGCCCGGAAGAAGAAGGTGCGGAACAACTGCTGAAACAATCAAAGATCGCTTATCAGCAGGATGAAATAGAAGGAGTGGGGACGCAACTGAAAGGAAGTATCACCACACCTTATGCCACCTATCATCCTACGATTGTAATTGATAAAGATGAAAGAATGACCAATCCGCAATGCGATTGTGATTTCTTCCGTCAGAATAAATTATATAAAGGACCGTGCAAACACATGCTGGCATTACGAATGGCGTATAGTTCCAAATAA
- a CDS encoding carbon-nitrogen hydrolase family protein, which yields MSDIVEIRNLTVEDYFDLKQSMVSAYSDMEGSYWREPTIRRLISIFPEGQIAVTVNDKVVGCALSIIVDYNKFGDDHTYEQITGYYTFNTHNPKGDVLYGIEVFVEPEYRGRRLARRLYDARKILCETLNLQGIVAGGRIPNYEKYADKLTPREYIRKVRDKEIYDPTLTFQFSNDFQVTKILRNYLPNDEASKGFATLLKWYNIYYEPDRDNVRYTKSTVRIGLVQWQMRDYRNLEGFLQQVEFFIDAVSDYGSDFVVFPELFNAPLMAEFNQLDPAGAIRGVAKYTERIREVMLAHAVSYNVNIITGSMPILIDELLYNISYLCRRDGTYEEYMKIHPTPSEVQAWGIKGGHEIQVFDTDCGKIGIQICYDVEFPEPSRILANQGMQILFVPFMTDTQHAYNRVRFCAQARAIENECYVAIAGSIGNLPKVNNMDLQFAQSCVLTPSDFQFPVTGIKADATPNTEMVVIADVDLVLLKELHTFGSVQTRKDIRNDLYGVVDKSKKKNV from the coding sequence ATGTCTGATATAGTAGAAATTCGAAATCTTACCGTGGAGGACTATTTCGATCTGAAACAATCGATGGTTTCTGCCTATAGCGATATGGAAGGCAGTTATTGGCGGGAACCAACGATCCGCAGACTGATCAGTATTTTCCCCGAAGGACAGATAGCCGTTACCGTTAATGACAAGGTAGTAGGCTGCGCATTGTCAATCATCGTTGATTACAATAAGTTTGGCGATGACCATACCTATGAGCAGATCACCGGGTATTATACCTTCAATACCCATAACCCCAAAGGCGATGTGCTCTATGGTATTGAAGTTTTTGTGGAGCCGGAATACCGGGGGCGGCGACTCGCACGCCGGTTGTACGATGCCCGCAAGATCCTCTGTGAAACGCTGAACCTCCAGGGTATAGTGGCTGGTGGCCGTATCCCCAACTATGAAAAGTATGCAGACAAGCTAACGCCCCGCGAGTATATCCGCAAAGTAAGAGATAAGGAAATTTATGATCCGACCCTCACTTTTCAGTTCTCCAATGATTTCCAGGTAACGAAGATATTACGGAATTACCTGCCTAATGATGAAGCCAGTAAAGGCTTTGCGACGTTGCTGAAATGGTACAATATCTACTACGAGCCCGACAGGGATAACGTCCGCTATACTAAATCCACCGTTCGTATCGGACTGGTACAGTGGCAGATGCGTGACTACCGCAACCTGGAAGGCTTCCTGCAGCAGGTGGAGTTTTTCATTGATGCCGTGAGCGATTACGGTTCTGATTTTGTGGTGTTCCCTGAGCTTTTCAATGCCCCACTGATGGCGGAGTTCAACCAGCTAGATCCGGCAGGGGCCATCAGGGGCGTGGCCAAGTATACGGAGCGTATCCGGGAAGTCATGCTGGCACATGCCGTGTCATATAACGTCAACATTATCACTGGCAGTATGCCGATCCTGATCGATGAGCTGCTGTATAATATATCCTACCTGTGCCGGCGGGATGGTACCTATGAAGAATATATGAAGATTCACCCGACACCCAGTGAGGTGCAGGCCTGGGGGATCAAGGGAGGCCATGAGATCCAGGTATTTGATACCGATTGCGGCAAAATAGGTATCCAGATCTGTTATGATGTAGAGTTCCCGGAGCCTTCCCGCATTCTGGCGAACCAGGGGATGCAGATTCTTTTTGTACCTTTCATGACCGATACGCAGCATGCGTATAACCGCGTGCGTTTCTGTGCGCAGGCGAGGGCCATCGAAAATGAGTGTTATGTAGCCATTGCCGGGTCGATCGGTAACCTCCCCAAGGTGAATAATATGGACCTGCAGTTTGCACAAAGTTGTGTACTGACGCCTTCAGATTTCCAGTTTCCGGTAACGGGTATTAAAGCGGATGCTACTCCTAATACAGAGATGGTGGTGATCGCAGATGTAGACCTGGTACTGCTCAAAGAACTGCATACATTTGGCAGTGTACAAACGCGGAAGGATATACGAAATGATTTGTATGGCGTGGTAGATAAGAGTAAGAAGAAGAACGTGTAG
- a CDS encoding reverse transcriptase family protein, translating to MPEGLTRQQLYDKIRESSKEEYILEEMVRLGFWQRDTEKPSVPEVLIKQEGALNKELNQLLQEKYRYRNKQLMLTEMRKARMARAKAKRAETKKRNEEKRIARAAAWAEQKQQDIVYLGENVSAGLNKKVSDEAQLRKFNLPVWHTAQDLANAMQLSLGKLRFLAFNRTVGHQTHYQRFQIPKKSGGTRVISAPMPQLKAAQHWILENVLYKITNSTSANGFVPGKSIVTNAIPHIGKDVVVNIDLKDFFPSIAYKRVKGMFCKLGYSEQVATILGLICTEPDVDEVMLDNRKFFVAKTERRLPQGAPTSPAITNIICFKLDRRFEGLSAKYGYAYTRYADDMTFSAKGEPAAKIGQLLWAAKKIVAEEGFVLHPDKLKVMRKGDRHEVTGIVVNEKLSLDRTTLRKFRALLHQIELTGLANKTWGKGNIISSMEGYANFVAMVKPEQGTKLKNQLNALLQRNDIKAEAQAMWKGEEVASAKPAEHLPEKENKKDNTSNNNKTPDNDKPWWNIL from the coding sequence ATGCCTGAAGGTTTAACCCGTCAACAGCTATACGATAAAATACGCGAGTCTTCCAAAGAGGAATATATCCTGGAGGAAATGGTACGACTTGGATTCTGGCAGCGAGATACAGAAAAACCTTCTGTACCGGAAGTGCTGATAAAGCAGGAAGGTGCCCTTAATAAAGAGCTGAACCAGCTCCTGCAGGAGAAATACCGCTACCGCAATAAACAGCTTATGCTCACGGAAATGCGCAAGGCGCGCATGGCCAGGGCAAAAGCAAAGCGTGCGGAAACAAAGAAACGCAACGAAGAGAAACGTATCGCGCGCGCTGCCGCATGGGCAGAACAAAAACAACAGGATATCGTCTACCTGGGAGAGAATGTCTCCGCAGGCCTCAATAAAAAAGTTTCAGACGAAGCACAGCTGCGTAAGTTCAATTTACCGGTATGGCATACTGCGCAAGACCTCGCCAATGCCATGCAGCTTTCGCTGGGCAAACTTCGCTTCCTGGCATTCAACAGAACAGTTGGCCATCAGACGCATTACCAGCGTTTCCAGATTCCTAAAAAATCTGGCGGCACCCGCGTGATCTCTGCCCCGATGCCACAGCTGAAAGCTGCTCAGCACTGGATCCTGGAGAACGTACTGTACAAGATAACTAACAGTACATCTGCCAACGGCTTTGTACCGGGTAAGTCTATTGTCACCAACGCCATCCCGCATATCGGAAAAGATGTTGTTGTCAATATAGATCTGAAGGATTTCTTTCCTTCCATCGCCTATAAAAGGGTGAAAGGAATGTTCTGCAAACTGGGCTACAGCGAACAGGTTGCCACCATCCTGGGACTGATCTGTACAGAACCGGATGTGGATGAAGTTATGCTGGACAACCGCAAATTCTTCGTAGCTAAAACAGAACGCAGACTCCCGCAGGGAGCGCCTACCAGCCCGGCTATCACCAATATCATCTGTTTTAAATTGGACAGAAGGTTTGAAGGCCTCTCGGCTAAATACGGGTACGCCTATACGAGATATGCCGATGATATGACCTTCTCTGCAAAAGGAGAGCCTGCTGCTAAAATCGGTCAGCTACTCTGGGCCGCTAAAAAGATAGTGGCTGAAGAAGGGTTCGTACTGCACCCCGATAAGCTGAAAGTAATGCGGAAAGGCGACAGGCACGAGGTGACGGGCATTGTGGTAAACGAAAAACTGAGCCTCGACCGTACTACATTACGCAAGTTCAGGGCCCTGCTGCACCAGATCGAACTGACCGGACTGGCAAATAAAACCTGGGGCAAAGGAAATATTATCAGCAGCATGGAAGGCTACGCCAACTTTGTTGCAATGGTAAAACCTGAACAGGGAACAAAGCTGAAGAATCAATTGAATGCTCTGCTGCAACGTAATGATATCAAAGCAGAAGCACAGGCGATGTGGAAAGGGGAAGAAGTCGCATCGGCCAAACCTGCTGAGCATCTGCCTGAAAAAGAAAATAAAAAAGATAATACCAGCAACAATAATAAAACACCAGATAACGATAAACCCTGGTGGAATATACTGTAG
- a CDS encoding WGR domain-containing protein, protein MKFVRNVKLFFREGNSDKTYEIDLCELAPDQYVVNFRYGKRGAALKEGTKTTSPVNLASATTIFDALEKEKRSKGYIGEQESEQATIPAADNSAVLDAITNPRHKAILRRLQGNPAGKNAWKTSRVIWRAGELHIKESVPYIIKQGDRKDALQRYSAIWALSRTGDPVAIPTLKAYYENSSYPLNIRMLAANGMLMLMTPEERTAFAQQIIAGMPEVLQQAIAKGDIPELITLIYNLVVVQQSPDYNILEEMYLVSAAVPVLWQAMYHTLVRLPMRPSWFRHIRHIYKQAEMREDYMIVALLVHRIQKTQPMFNMPVVYYDEHQPSVFIKEINANVKVQTELKKPGSRVAFSNLTRRYFNRRAFRNLKRLGEAGDVQYVRYATSLLLHYHQETDFSKAFEERYYGYQNGRYQSLQRQYPENSKAIYLTYILRGNDHTLQYRAHQEQWVFKPQEPDTQTQNGRPTIQPNPDLLKANENSGLLKKLFGWLGVDKQPASAVPQESAEAVLKTTVPVQENHPSIPFLELWNQLPQAFLQLLISGQMEAVHAFAMEHLRAHPEFSAMKERMGEDVIGALLANRFSIPSLFGLELAREKYNPANPSLPLLKVMIGSPLQEAREQAMEWIKAASALCFGDTGMLLDLMFCYYEDVRKFLKANLDPATIPFQLQQEVTGRAVARLMAVGNLNEVQTAILTDCCQLVEYYCAKPLSQLDMQVIADLMDQASVAVQAFAARLLLLRDHDFDFSQISNVLVNKLLKNSYRPVRDAGWNILLKAGDAPVINKPEILFSACTNEYKDIRQKAALLVERLVAQDNRLAHWLVNELVPLLMRTEKAEGMHQDIAALLSGPLGNYLQEVDTATALRLLYANYRPAQEFGVVLLQRYIPAGALTLKQVIAAGAHELLQVREWCWNFFRQQLPRVKTERDTAVALLDSKWDDTRAFAISFFRDNFQDEDWTPESLIGIADSVRPDIQQFGRELLMRFFKAEDGVQYLLKLSQHPSAAMQQFATNYLSQYAAGNLEYIRQLEHYFRAVLTRVNKARVAKDRVFGFLEAEAMKSPEAAAFIGGVITDISATVAIGDKARCISIMRNISQQFDHVQLPIVFVEAPVRLQ, encoded by the coding sequence ATGAAATTTGTCAGGAACGTGAAGCTCTTCTTCCGGGAAGGGAACTCAGATAAAACCTATGAAATCGACTTGTGTGAACTCGCCCCGGATCAATATGTTGTCAACTTCAGATACGGTAAGAGAGGTGCTGCCCTGAAAGAAGGTACCAAAACCACCAGTCCTGTAAACCTTGCCAGCGCTACTACCATATTCGATGCACTCGAAAAGGAAAAAAGAAGTAAAGGCTATATCGGTGAACAGGAATCAGAACAGGCAACGATACCGGCGGCCGACAATTCCGCTGTACTGGACGCAATCACCAATCCCCGCCATAAGGCCATCCTGCGCCGCCTGCAAGGTAATCCTGCCGGCAAAAATGCATGGAAAACCTCCCGGGTAATTTGGAGAGCCGGTGAACTGCATATTAAAGAATCAGTCCCTTATATTATCAAGCAGGGCGACAGAAAGGATGCGCTGCAACGCTATTCTGCTATATGGGCTTTGTCCCGTACCGGCGATCCCGTTGCCATCCCCACACTGAAGGCCTACTACGAAAACAGCTCTTACCCGCTGAATATCCGTATGCTGGCCGCCAATGGCATGCTCATGCTGATGACGCCCGAAGAACGTACCGCCTTCGCACAGCAGATCATTGCCGGCATGCCGGAAGTGCTGCAGCAAGCCATTGCCAAAGGGGATATCCCGGAACTGATCACCCTCATATACAACCTGGTAGTGGTACAGCAATCGCCGGATTACAATATCCTGGAAGAAATGTACCTGGTATCCGCTGCCGTGCCGGTGCTGTGGCAAGCGATGTACCATACACTGGTACGCCTGCCCATGCGGCCGTCCTGGTTTCGGCATATCCGCCATATTTATAAGCAGGCGGAAATGCGGGAAGACTATATGATTGTTGCGCTACTGGTACATCGTATCCAGAAAACGCAGCCCATGTTTAATATGCCGGTGGTATATTATGATGAGCACCAGCCAAGTGTGTTTATTAAAGAAATCAATGCTAACGTTAAAGTACAAACGGAGTTAAAAAAGCCGGGCAGCCGGGTGGCATTCTCCAACCTGACCCGCCGTTACTTCAACAGAAGGGCCTTCCGCAACCTGAAACGCCTCGGCGAAGCTGGGGATGTACAGTACGTTCGCTATGCTACCTCCCTGTTGCTCCACTACCACCAGGAAACGGATTTTTCCAAAGCCTTCGAAGAACGCTACTATGGCTACCAGAACGGACGTTACCAGTCGCTCCAGCGCCAGTACCCGGAAAACTCAAAAGCTATCTACCTTACCTATATATTAAGAGGTAACGACCATACATTACAATACCGCGCCCACCAGGAACAATGGGTGTTCAAACCGCAGGAGCCGGATACGCAAACGCAGAATGGCAGACCAACCATTCAGCCTAACCCGGATCTGTTGAAAGCCAACGAAAACAGCGGCCTCCTGAAAAAGCTCTTCGGCTGGCTCGGTGTAGATAAACAGCCTGCTTCTGCCGTTCCGCAGGAATCTGCGGAAGCTGTACTGAAAACCACGGTGCCTGTCCAGGAAAACCATCCGTCTATTCCTTTCCTGGAACTCTGGAACCAGCTGCCACAGGCCTTCCTGCAACTACTGATCAGCGGACAGATGGAAGCTGTTCATGCCTTTGCGATGGAGCATCTGCGTGCACACCCGGAGTTTAGTGCTATGAAAGAGCGTATGGGCGAAGACGTTATTGGTGCCCTGCTCGCCAACAGGTTTAGTATTCCATCCCTGTTCGGCCTGGAACTGGCAAGAGAAAAATACAATCCGGCCAACCCTTCACTGCCACTGCTGAAAGTAATGATTGGCAGTCCGTTGCAGGAAGCAAGGGAACAAGCCATGGAGTGGATCAAGGCTGCATCAGCCTTATGTTTTGGTGATACAGGTATGCTGCTGGACCTGATGTTCTGTTATTATGAAGATGTCAGAAAATTCCTCAAAGCAAACCTGGACCCTGCCACCATTCCTTTCCAGCTACAGCAGGAAGTTACCGGCCGTGCCGTCGCACGCCTCATGGCAGTAGGCAACCTCAACGAAGTACAGACCGCCATCCTTACGGACTGCTGCCAGCTGGTAGAATATTATTGCGCCAAACCACTGTCGCAATTGGATATGCAGGTTATCGCCGACCTGATGGACCAGGCATCCGTAGCAGTGCAGGCATTTGCCGCCCGCCTGCTGTTACTCAGGGACCATGATTTCGATTTCTCCCAGATCTCTAATGTACTGGTAAACAAACTACTCAAAAATTCGTACAGGCCTGTACGTGATGCCGGCTGGAACATCCTGCTGAAAGCAGGAGATGCTCCCGTTATCAACAAACCGGAAATTCTCTTCAGCGCCTGTACCAATGAATATAAAGATATACGCCAGAAAGCTGCCCTGCTGGTAGAAAGGCTGGTAGCGCAGGACAACCGCCTTGCGCACTGGCTGGTCAACGAGCTGGTGCCACTGCTGATGCGTACCGAAAAGGCAGAAGGAATGCACCAGGATATTGCGGCACTCCTCAGCGGGCCGCTGGGTAATTACCTCCAGGAAGTGGATACCGCCACCGCATTGCGCCTGCTGTACGCCAACTATCGCCCGGCACAGGAGTTTGGTGTCGTTTTATTACAGCGATATATCCCTGCCGGTGCACTGACATTGAAACAGGTGATCGCCGCCGGTGCACACGAACTGCTCCAGGTAAGGGAATGGTGCTGGAATTTCTTCCGCCAGCAACTGCCACGTGTAAAAACAGAAAGGGATACTGCTGTAGCCCTGCTGGATAGCAAATGGGATGATACCCGCGCCTTTGCCATCAGCTTCTTCAGGGATAACTTCCAGGACGAAGACTGGACACCGGAGAGCCTCATCGGTATAGCCGACAGCGTTAGACCCGACATCCAGCAATTTGGCCGTGAGTTGCTGATGCGCTTCTTCAAAGCGGAAGATGGTGTGCAATACCTGCTGAAGTTAAGCCAGCACCCAAGTGCAGCCATGCAGCAGTTTGCCACCAACTACCTGAGTCAGTATGCCGCCGGTAACCTGGAATATATCCGCCAGCTGGAACATTACTTCAGAGCCGTACTTACCCGTGTAAACAAAGCCCGTGTAGCAAAGGACAGAGTATTTGGTTTCCTGGAGGCGGAAGCGATGAAATCGCCGGAAGCCGCTGCGTTTATCGGTGGCGTTATCACGGATATTTCCGCTACTGTGGCCATTGGCGATAAAGCCAGATGTATCAGCATCATGCGTAACATCAGCCAGCAATTTGATCATGTACAACTACCGATAGTATTTGTGGAAGCACCGGTGCGTCTGCAATAA